Proteins co-encoded in one Ficedula albicollis isolate OC2 unplaced genomic scaffold, FicAlb1.5 N00883, whole genome shotgun sequence genomic window:
- the LOC107604481 gene encoding CDPK-related kinase 3-like: MQWDELVRERGQRDRAGRGGTGRDKPGAPAVAGGGWRGDSGRGLSVRVGACPSTREAARGGALGHPRQGPAQQPQGSIRPAGGIVSSSQPDGTRVPLEIVLMEKVGSGCHYIIQLLEWFELPDSFLLVMERPEGSQDLLQFLQEQEFLCEEVARWLFRQVLEAVRHCTACGVLHRDIKPENLLVDPESGDLKLIDFGCGTFLQERAFTRFAGEPPARALLPAPGTARPHSLRDCGVRPSAGGRLLGHGICPVPKGSRQPALPTERGLQKPGPGPSACLAGKAVGCSAGLLCLAQRFLAFGQLPGGRGVASGG; encoded by the exons ATGCAGTGGGACGAGCTGGTGCGTGAGCGGGGCCAGCGGGACAGGGCAGGGCGGGGCGGCACGGGCAGGGATAAGCCCGGGGCCCCGGCAGTGGCCGGCGGGGGATGGCGGGGAGATAGCGGGCGTGGGCTCAGCGTGCGAGTCGGGGCATG CCCAAGCACCAGGGAGGCTGCCCGtgggggggcactggggcatCCCAGGCAGGGGCCAGCGCAGCAGCCGCAGGGCAGCATCAGGCCTGCTGGAGGCATTGTCTCCTCCTCGCAGCCCGACGGCACCCGTGTTCCTCTGGAGATCGTGCTGATGGAGAAGGTGGGCTCTGGCTGCCACTACATCATCCAGCTCCTCGAGTGGTTTGAGCTGCCTGACAGCTTTCTGCTGGTGATGGAGCGTCCGGAGGGATCGCAGGAtctcctgcagttcctgcaggagcaggagttcCTGTGCGAGGAGGTGGCGCGCTGGCTTTTCCGCCAGGTGCTGGAGGCCGTGCGGCACTGCACCGCCTGCGGCGTCCTGCACCGCGACATCAAGCCAGAGAACCTCCTCGTGGACCCGGAGAGCGGCGACCTGAAGCTCATCGATTTCGGTTGCGGCACCTTCCTCCAGGAGCGCGCCTTCACACGGTTTGCCGGTGAGCCCCCAGCCCGGGCCCTGCTCCCAGCGCCGGGCACTGCACGGCCCCATTCCCTCCGGGACTGCGGGGTGCGGCCTTCAGCCGGCGGCCGGCTCCTGGGCCACGGCATCTGCCCCGTGCCAAAGGGCAGCCGGCAGCCGGCCCTGCCGACGGAGAGGGGGCTGCAAAAGCCCGGCCCTGGCCCCTCGGCTTGCCTGGCCGGCAAGGCCGTGGGCTGCTCCGCTGGCCTTCTCTGCCTTGCACAACGGTTTCTTGCCTTTGGCCAGTTGCCTGGGGGACGTGGGGTGGCCTCAGGGGGAA